Proteins encoded together in one Amphritea japonica ATCC BAA-1530 window:
- a CDS encoding OmpA family protein produces the protein MKKLVLTTALALTMGISAAAQAHPDHAGYATSSNDTVWKTSNGECWQHSYWETDDKTVECGAEAAAPAPAPAPAPKMTMKMVDAEENHIVYFDFNSSNVTDVSAIVNYVGSLAKLNTIELKGYTDSIGSNAYNDALSQRRVEAVDAALAAAGIDTGKVVSHAYGEANPVKDCTDAGASRKSCLADNRRVEVSINGQKQIKVQQ, from the coding sequence ATGAAGAAACTTGTACTGACAACAGCTCTGGCTCTGACTATGGGAATTTCTGCAGCAGCACAGGCTCACCCTGATCACGCAGGTTATGCTACCAGCTCTAACGACACTGTCTGGAAAACCAGCAACGGCGAATGCTGGCAGCATAGCTATTGGGAAACGGACGATAAAACTGTAGAGTGTGGCGCCGAAGCTGCTGCGCCAGCTCCAGCCCCTGCTCCAGCGCCGAAAATGACCATGAAAATGGTTGACGCTGAAGAAAACCACATTGTTTACTTTGACTTCAATAGCAGCAACGTTACAGATGTAAGCGCTATCGTAAACTACGTTGGTTCACTGGCTAAGCTTAACACTATCGAACTGAAAGGCTACACTGACTCTATCGGTAGCAATGCATACAATGATGCGCTTTCTCAGCGTCGTGTAGAAGCTGTTGATGCTGCTCTGGCTGCTGCAGGTATCGATACAGGTAAAGTAGTATCTCACGCATACGGTGAAGCAAACCCAGTTAAAGATTGTACTGATGCTGGCGCTTCTCGTAAAAGCTGCCTGGCCGATAACCGTCGTGTAGAAGTATCTATCAACGGTCAGAAGCAGATCAAAGTACAACAGTAA
- a CDS encoding rhodanese-like domain-containing protein: MIFDKALPNWLSWLPLGKVPAITPEQAAQSMEQYLFVDVRTQLEYKKNHIPGAISLPLQQLTTPRIRQLPTDKPIVCICLSAHRSKPATRKLIKAGLDTRELEGGMLAWWKFKLPTEASQ; this comes from the coding sequence ATGATTTTCGATAAGGCTCTACCCAACTGGTTAAGCTGGCTACCTCTGGGCAAAGTGCCTGCCATTACACCTGAGCAGGCAGCCCAATCAATGGAACAATACCTGTTTGTCGATGTTCGCACTCAGCTTGAATACAAAAAAAACCACATTCCAGGCGCAATATCCCTACCTCTTCAACAACTAACCACTCCCCGTATCAGACAACTACCCACAGACAAACCTATTGTCTGCATCTGCCTATCAGCCCACCGCAGCAAACCTGCTACTCGCAAGCTTATAAAAGCAGGCTTAGATACCCGGGAACTTGAGGGCGGAATGCTCGCCTGGTGGAAATTCAAACTCCCTACGGAAGCTTCACAGTAG
- a CDS encoding DsrE family protein yields MKIKTLLMATVLLATALNCSAEQYPFQKVVYHVNYHDESRINETLVNVSNHLEALSDDNADIKVMIHGKAIEFLMEAVENDGKQIQLDALRLRGVQFLVCGNTLNGYDITHEDLYEVEAEDVVQAGLPAIVDLQQKGYIYVRP; encoded by the coding sequence ATGAAAATTAAAACTCTTTTGATGGCAACTGTATTATTAGCTACAGCCCTCAATTGTTCTGCTGAACAGTACCCGTTCCAAAAAGTCGTCTACCACGTTAACTACCACGATGAGAGCAGGATCAACGAAACCCTGGTCAATGTCTCTAATCACCTTGAAGCGCTCAGCGATGATAATGCTGACATTAAAGTGATGATTCATGGTAAAGCGATCGAATTCCTTATGGAGGCTGTAGAAAATGATGGAAAACAGATTCAATTAGATGCCCTACGCTTACGCGGAGTTCAGTTTCTAGTCTGCGGTAATACTCTGAATGGATATGATATTACCCATGAAGACCTCTATGAAGTGGAAGCAGAAGATGTCGTACAAGCCGGCCTTCCCGCTATCGTAGATCTGCAACAGAAAGGCTATATCTACGTCCGCCCATGA